Proteins encoded by one window of Antechinus flavipes isolate AdamAnt ecotype Samford, QLD, Australia chromosome 4, AdamAnt_v2, whole genome shotgun sequence:
- the C1QL1 gene encoding C1q-related factor — translation MLLVLVVLIPVLVSSGGPDGHYEMLGTCRMVCDPYPARAPGSTTAARPDGEPLSEQSGAPPPSTLVQGPQGKPGRAGKPGPPGPPGDPGPPGPVGPPGDKGEPGKPGPPGLPGPGGNGAISTATYTTVPRVAFYAGLKNPHEGYEILKFDDVVTNLGNNYDAASGKFTCNIPGTYFFTYHVLMRGGDGTSMWADLCKNGQVRASAIAQDADQNYDYASNSVILHLDAGDEVFIKLDGGKAHGGNSNKYSTFSGFIIYSD, via the exons ATGCTGCTGGTCCTGGTTGTGCTGATCCCCGTGCTCGTCAGCTCTGGCGGCCCCGACGGCCACTATGAGATGCTGGGCACCTGCCGAATGGTGTGCGACCCCTACCCGGCTCGAGCCCCAGGCTCCACCACTGCCGCCCGCCCCGACGGTGAACCCCTGAGCGAGCAGAGTGGTGCACCCCCGCCCTCCACCCTGGTGCAGGGACCCCAGGGAAAGCCTGGCAGAGCCGGGAAGCCTGGACCCCCAGGACCCCCAGGAGATCCTGGCCCTCCGGGTCCCGTGGGCCCGCCTGGGGACAAGGGTGAGCCCGGAAAGCCAGGTCCCCCTGGGCTCCCGGGCCCTGGAGGCAACGGTGCTATCAGCACTGCCACCTATACCACGGTGCCCCGGGTGGCCTTCTACGCGGGCCTGAAGAATCCCCACGAGGGCTACGAGATCCTCAAATTCGACGACGTGGTCACCAATCTAGGGAACAACTACGACGCAGCCAGCGGCAAGTTCACGTGCAACATCCCTGGCACCTATTTCTTCACCTACCACGTCCTGATGCGAGGAGGGGATGGCACCAGCATGTGGGCAGATCTCTGCAAGAACGGGCAG GTCCGGGCCAGCGCCATCGCCCAGGATGCTGACCAGAACTATGACTATGCCAGCAACAGCGTGATTCTGCACCTGGATGCTGGGGACGAGGTCTTCATCAAGCTAGACGGCGGCAAGGCGCACGGCGGCAACAGTAACAAATACAGCACCTTCTCCGGCTTCATCATCTATTCCGACTGA